One region of Dysidea avara chromosome 1, odDysAvar1.4, whole genome shotgun sequence genomic DNA includes:
- the LOC136251100 gene encoding uncharacterized protein codes for MGESFRCSILVMLVLLLQYIVLNSGSPIHARYQEVSGDHIQHAAHRRLKRSAVADKTRLWPNGIVYYSISDGFTASHRETIFEAMRHWENKTCIKFRERCSNQPGIIFIYSLWCSSVVGRLEGRIQPITMSGACFTIRTVLHELGHAIGFYHEHQRPDRDNYITVHRDNIIPGIYERGFATEKPSDVDSLGVEYDYESIMHYSPRAFSKDGSLTLEAKGNNTINTFRSDLSPLDILQTNLLYRDECSKREDSELPSKSDNSCNFCCDQPTVSPHNCNIYINKTQGRFEAPPYPYTTCSWVIEVPTDHEVLVRLRQESDFIGERFYSCVTVQNSLNSTSEVSRCNTNGWSTLDVYTATRFAFIKYWTHNNRIIRQPYFSLTFEAVVRLEITDHPVGGLIPDGSALTLTCRASSSGKPVYSWEKGDSSGHWTTVSASNASTYTTRTSGQYRCKVSSGNETITSNSTYVNVYGPPKIVVNPISQSATPDASVTLKCRGNGIGSIVYEWETREIDGVQWRPAGDHNRLTVRRPKESHQYRCVVSNEAGKTVSSISTISVIKITTQPQDTWAPVGSTAILTCGASVTSGVGFFWIHNGSIFTGQVASFGGKSTLTITDVKKHDAGRYVCYLISGRLAITSDRAILTVV; via the exons ATGGGTGAGAGTTTCAGGTGTAGTATACTTGTTATGCTGGTGCTGCTATTGCAGTACATTGTATTGAATTCTGGATCTCCTATTCATGCCAGATACCAGG AGGTTTCAGGTGACCATATCCAACATGCAGCCCACAGAAGGCTTAAGCGTAGTGCTGTAGCCGATAAGACCAGGTTATGGCCTAATGGAATTGTGTACTATAGCATCTCAGATGGATTTACTG CCTCACACAGAGAAACAATCTTTGAAGCTATGAGACACTGGGAGAATAAGACTTGCATAAAATTCAGAGAAAGATGTAGCAACCAACCTGGGATCATTTTTATATACAGTTTAtg GTGTTCCTCTGTTGTTGGTCGGCTAGAGGGAAGGATCCAGCCAATCACAATGAGTGGTGCCTGTTTCACTATCCGTACTGTGTTACATGAACTAGGCCATGCTATCGGGTTTTATCATGAGCACCAACGTCCTGACAGAGACAACTACATCACTGTTCACAGAGACAACATCATCCCAGGAATATATGAGAGGGGTTTTGCCACAGAAAAACCATCCGATGTTGACTCACTTGGTGTGGAGTATGATTACGAGAGTATCATGCACTATTCTCCAAGAGCGTTCTCTAAAGATGGCTCTCTTACTCTAGAAGCTAAAGGGAATAACACTATTAATACGTTCAGGAGTGATCTCAGTCCTTTGGATATACTGCAAACCAATCTGCTGTACAGAGATGAATGCAGTAAAA GAGAAGATTCTGAGCTACCTAGTAAAAGTGATAATTCTTGTAACTTCTGCTGTGATCAACCCACTGTCTCTCCTCACAACTGCAACATATACATCAATAAGACACAAGGCCGGTTTGAGGCCCCACCTTATCCCTATACTACGTGCAGTTGGGTAATAGAAGTGCCAACTGATCATGAAGTGTTAGTGAGGCTAAGACAAGAATCAGATTTTATAGGAGAAAG GTTCTACAGTTGTGTGACGGTACAGAACAGCCTAAATAGCACCAGCGAAGTTAGCAGGTGTAACACTAACGGATGGTCTACCCTTGATGTGTACACTGCTACAAGATTTGCTTTCATAAAGTACTGGACACACAACAACAGGATAATCAGACAGCCTTATTTCAGTTTAACATTTGAGGCAGTCGTCAGATTAG AAATCACAGATCACCCAGTTGGTGGGCTCATACCAGATGGTAGTGCCCTCACACTCACATGTAGAGCTAGTAGTTCTGGTAAACCAGTGTACTCTTGGGAGAAGGGAGACTCTTCTGGACACTGGACCACAGTTAGTGCTAGCAATGCATCCACTTACACTACAAGAACCAGTGGCCAGTACAGGTGTAAAGTGAGCAGTGGAAATGAGACAATAACTTCTAACAGCACCTATGTTAATGTTTATG GTCCTCCTAAAATTGTGGTCAATCctatcagtcagtcagctacTCCTGATGCCAGTGTCACTCTCAAATGTAGAGGAAATGGAATTGGGTCCATTGTATATGAATGGGAGACTCGTGAGATTGATGGAGTACAGTGGAGACCTGCTGGAGATCATAACAGACTTACTGTGAGGAGACCAAAAGAGTCACACCAGTACAGGTGTGTAGTGTCCAATGAAGCTGGAAAGACTGTATCAAGCATTTCAACTATCAGTGTCATAA AAATCACTACTCAACCTCAAGACACATGGGCTCCGGTTGGTTCAACAGCCATTTTAACATGTGGAGCATCTGTTACATCTGGTGTCGGATTTTTTTGGATACACAATGGTAGCATATTTACTGGACAAGTAGCATCATTCGGTGGAAAAAGCACACTAACAATTACTGATGTTAAGAAACATGATGCTGGTAGATACGTGTGTTACTTGATCAGTGGAAGATTAGCAATAACATCTGATAGAGCTATCCTAACTGTTGTCTAG
- the LOC136247527 gene encoding TNF receptor-associated factor 4-like: MPSETGGYECKFVVAPHDRYICKICLHPCRNAYLSGCCGHNFCKSCLDNFKRTSAVCPFCRNEDFATLPNKQADREITREITSFHVMCTNKEKGCDWQGELNDINNHLRDCDGCQFEDMECFNLCGETLQRRCLTSHVETECPDRIVQCPLCHLASRQWFITGIHQEQCPKLPMSCPNRCSVKKIAREDMETHRKECPLEMVQC, from the coding sequence ATGCCCAGTGAAACTGGCGGATACGAGTGCAAGTTTGTGGTTGCTCCTCACGATCGGTACATTTGTAAAATATGTCTCCATCCCTGCCGTAATGCTTACCTGAGTGGATGTTGTGGTCACAACTTTTGCAAGTCTTGTTTGGATAATTTTAAGAGAACTTCTGCGGTCTGTCCGTTTTGTCGTAATGAAGATTTTGCTACGTTACCCAACAAGCAGGCTGATCGAGAGATTACGAGAGAGATTACAAGTTTTCATGTGATGTGTACTAACAAGGAGAAAGGGTGTGACTGGCAGGGTGAACTGAATGACATCAACAATCACCTTAGAGACTGTGATGGTTGTCAGTTTGAGGATATGGAGTGTTTCAATTTGTGTGGAGAGACACTACAGCGACGATGTCTGACCAGTCATGTTGAGACTGAGTGTCCTGATCGTATTGTTCAATGTCCATTATGCCACCTCGCAAGTAGGCAATGGTTTATTACAGGAATACACCAAGAGCAGTGTCCCAAGCTTCCTATGTCATGTCCAAACAGGTGTAGTGTTAAGAAGATTGCTCGTGAAGATATGGAAACACACAGGAAGGAGTGTCCTCTTGAAATGGTCCAGTGCTAG
- the LOC136247528 gene encoding TNF receptor-associated factor 5-like, with translation MLRKRKREHEEEKMEKHLLMTKVKLANTEDKLSETVDKLAANETKLHSTETRLGSLEVMMHRLINTTESSNTLIGSAQWPSHLTKLATKVIGVTQIYPVIVKMSNFVEHKRIHVAWLGEPFYSQTRGYKMSLQIYAAGTGDVKDTYLSAFLNLMKGPHDDELTWPLMGKFEIMLLNQKCNSEHYSRSVIYNNHTTHKCADRVTGCNRAASGWGFPKFVSNEDLQKVTPTCQYLKDNCIFLRISKL, from the coding sequence ATGTTACGTAAGAGGAAGAGGGAACATGAAGAGGAGAAAATGGAAAAGCATTTACTGATGACTAAAGTTAAACTGGCTAACACAGAAGACAAGCTATCTGAAACTGTGGACAAACTTGCAGCCAATGAAACTAAATTGCActccacagaaaccagacttggcAGTCTTGAGGTTATGATGCATCGTTTAATCAACACCACTGAATCTTCCAATACGCTTATTGGATCAGCACAATGGCCCAGTCATTTAACAAAGTTGGCAACTAAAGTTATAGGCGTTACTCAGATATAtccagtgatagtgaagatgtCGAACTTTGTTGAGCACAAAAGAATACATGTTGCATGGCTTGGTGAGCCATTCTATTCACAAACTAGAGGTTATAAGATGAGCTTGCAGATTTATGCTGCTGGTACTGGTGATGTTAAAGACACTTACCTGTCAGCATTTCTCAACCTCATGAAGGGCCCACATGATGATGAACTGACTTGGCCTCTGATGGGGAAATTTGAAATTATGCTATTGAATCAAAAATGTAACAGTGAGCATTATTCAAGATCGGTCATCTATAATAATCATACTACACATAAGTGTGCGGATAGAGTAACTGGTTGTAACAGAGCTGCTAGTGGTTGGGGATTTCCAAAGTTTGTTTCCAATGAAGATCTCCAGAAAGTTACTCCCACATGTCAATATCTCAAAGACAATTGTATCTTCCTCAGGATAAGCAAGCTTTAG
- the LOC136269295 gene encoding uncharacterized protein, with the protein MMLNMIIAIELCLLQLGNLQDEDYTEDVKSLRDVLQTCHERLLTAYEIIISYFNKPMHVQVKVDLAKKPEQTGTQVIETVVDRIGRSSIFGNDFGYIRRICWVETKDGTDEKTFRPGYHGGLWQVDEAVFHKTQDTSSYPILLKKYDQIKSAFDIDWLYVKWVDLRMPLHSGLAAWLYMFTREEKIPLNIQEQADHWKRNYRPKAEVTADDFVKKTVDLEKMKSDVAVNIALDLYIVLDSSKSIGRQSYEEAKKFLGDLVSGFTIGKNNVRVGLVIYGSEARLIFGLKHSYNKDEILSSIQSVEYLKSFTATGDAIRLMTTTGFTEEHGVRASDRAIPRVAIVLTDGESDNGQNVLEAAQSARNQSIEMLAFGIGSGINESELLEIAGSQDRVFRIDTFTNIDDVRAQITRGCRKYAFVKATIDTTYNGEVSAEESRFFEFPITKDGITFQLEVTTGKLALYGSYTNPNPSSVWFDHKIQGIQRRKVKAFIPCSDWNEKDGSTGTFYCSLVGEKDSKFFITALGGTQ; encoded by the exons ATGATGCTTAATATGATTATTGCAATAGAGCTCTGCTTGTTGCAGCTGGGTAACTTGCAAGATGAGGATTATACTGAGGATGTGAAAAGCTTAAGGGATGTGTTGCAGACTTGTCATGAACGGCTTTTGACTGCATATGAAATAATAATCAGCTACTTTAACAAACCTATGCATGTACAAGTCAAAGTTGATTTGGCCAAAAAGCCTGAACAAACAGGTACACAAGTTATTGAAACAGTAGTTGACAGAATTGGACGTTCATCGATCTTTGGTAATGACTTTGGCTACATCAGGCGCATATGCTGGGTAGAAACAAAAGATGGTACAGATGAAAAAACCTTTAGGCCTGGCTATCATGGGGGACTATGGCAAGTCGATGAAGCAGTTTTTCACAAGACCCAGGACACATCTTCTTATCCAATTCTACTCAAAAAATACGATCAGATAAAATCAGCTTTTGACATAGACTGGCTGTATGTGAAATGGGTAGACTTGAGAATGCCGTTACACTCTGGGCTAGCAGCCTGGTTGTATATGTTCACTCGAGAAGAGAAGATACCACTTAATATCCAAGAGCAAGCGGATCACTGGAAGAGAAACTACAGACCTAAAGCAGAAGTGACCGCTGATGATTTTGTGAAGAAAACTGTTGACTTGGAAAAAATGAAATCAG ATGTTGCTGTGAACATTGCACTTGATCTGTACATCGTGCTTGATAGCTCTAAGAGTATTGGGCGACAGTCGTATGAAGAAGCAAAAAAGTTTTTAGGTGACTTGGTCAGTGGTTTTACTATTGGGAAGAACAATGTTCGTGTTGGCTTAGTGATTTATGGATCTGAAGCTAGGTTAATATTTGGCTTGAAGCATTCCTATAACAAAGATGAGATTCTGAGTAGCATCCAGTCTGTAGAATACCTCAAAAGTTTCACTGCTACAGGGGATGCCATACGTCTCATGACAACTACTGGCTTCACTGAAGAACATGGAGTACGAGCATCTGATAGAGCCATCCCACGTGTAGCCATAGTCCTGACTGATGGAGAATCTGACAATGGACAAAATGTGCTTGAGGCAGCTCAGTCAGCTAGGAACCAGTCCATTGAAATGCTTGCATTTGGGATTGGCAGTGGAATCAATGAAAGTGAATTGTTGGAGATCGCTGGATCACAGGACAGAGTGTTTAGGATCGATACATTCACTAATATTGATGATGTGCGAGCTCAGATTACTCGAGGTTGCAGAAAATATG CTTTTGTAAAGGCTACTATTGATACAACATACAATGGAGAAGTGAGTGCTGAAGAAAGCAGATTCTTTGAGTTCCCAATTACAAAGGATGGTATTACATTTCAACTTGAAGTCACCACAGGAAAACTGGCATTGTATGGCTCCTACACTAACCCAAATCCTAGTTCAGTATGGTTTGACCACAAGATACAAGGAATACAGCGTCGTAAAGTGAAAGCTTTCATACCCTGCTCTGACTGGAATGAAAAGGATGGATCAACTGGTACATTTTACTGTAGCCTGGTCGGAGAGAAGGACAGCAAGTTCTTTATTACAGCACTTGGCGGAACTCAATGA